In a single window of the Methanolobus psychrophilus R15 genome:
- a CDS encoding glutamate 5-kinase encodes MINRKELFSGLNKIVVKIGTSSISTEDGKLNHRFMDGMASQVAALHEQGRQVILVSSGAIGIGIDILGFGCRPREIPVRQACAAVGQSVLMQEWSNSFGKHDLKVAQILLTYESFSNRLTYLNLRNSISTLLSYGVIPIINENDTVCVNEIEATFGDNDKLSAVVASKTEADLLIILSDIDGLYDKNPKRNDDAHMISVIEEITPEVESYGGSPTSMKGVGGMRTKIEAAKICHMAGCNMIIANSSTEDVVRRVLGGEDIGTLFLANQEVHRNRIRWIILSRSSGSVDVDEGARAAIMDSMSLLPSGVLNVKGSFDRGDIIEIRCGEEIFAKGITDYTSEELEQIKGKHTNQIVDILGYKNYNNVVKKENIGLFNHSEKH; translated from the coding sequence GTGATCAACAGGAAAGAGCTCTTTAGCGGTCTTAACAAGATAGTGGTGAAAATAGGTACGTCTTCCATCAGTACCGAGGATGGAAAACTCAATCACCGGTTCATGGACGGTATGGCCTCCCAGGTTGCTGCTCTGCATGAGCAGGGCAGGCAGGTCATCCTTGTGAGTTCCGGAGCTATCGGCATAGGTATCGATATACTGGGCTTTGGATGCCGTCCCAGGGAAATACCTGTCAGGCAAGCCTGTGCGGCTGTAGGACAGAGTGTGCTTATGCAGGAGTGGAGCAATTCATTTGGCAAGCATGACCTCAAGGTGGCTCAGATACTGTTGACATACGAGTCATTCTCAAACCGGCTCACTTACCTTAACCTGAGGAACAGCATTTCCACACTGCTTAGCTACGGAGTCATTCCAATCATTAATGAAAATGACACTGTATGTGTCAATGAGATAGAGGCAACCTTCGGTGACAACGACAAACTTTCAGCAGTGGTCGCAAGCAAAACAGAAGCAGACCTGCTCATAATACTTTCCGACATCGACGGCCTCTACGATAAGAACCCCAAGCGCAATGATGATGCACATATGATAAGTGTCATTGAGGAGATCACCCCCGAAGTAGAGAGCTATGGAGGCAGCCCCACAAGCATGAAAGGTGTCGGCGGGATGCGCACAAAGATAGAGGCTGCCAAGATCTGCCACATGGCCGGCTGCAATATGATAATTGCGAACAGCAGCACCGAAGACGTCGTCAGGAGAGTGCTCGGCGGCGAAGATATCGGCACGCTGTTCCTTGCAAACCAGGAAGTGCACAGGAACAGGATACGCTGGATAATACTCTCAAGATCATCAGGCTCTGTAGATGTAGACGAAGGCGCAAGGGCTGCTATAATGGATAGCATGAGCCTGCTTCCCTCAGGCGTGCTCAATGTCAAAGGCAGTTTTGACAGGGGCGATATAATAGAGATCAGGTGCGGGGAAGAAATATTCGCGAAGGGTATAACCGACTATACATCCGAAGAACTGGAGCAGATCAAGGGAAAACATACCAACCAGATAGTTGACATACTTGGTTACAAGAACTATAACAATGTTGTCAAAAAGGAGAACATAGGACTATTTAATCATTCAGAGAAGCATTGA
- a CDS encoding transcriptional regulator, TrmB, with amino-acid sequence MASLIDSLRNLGLTAYEAKVFVALTKKGSSTVADVHELSGIPRSAVYGALKKLEEKGIIEVRNTKPMEYKCVPPKIAIERLKTDFDLESGNALLQLEEIYESVDPNGNNESIWTINGYRHVTEKMMQIISGARKELFLTAPHPFNREIPGETPRLAEKHYCIMHKILHDKIQSGVRMRLISYELEKALSIAKDLPGAHVRLYSSKGGELPSKGGILVVDSSEVLIDIKEATGNKEDLTALWSNGKEFVTIFSHLLEVEWESSEEVNASLND; translated from the coding sequence ATGGCATCTCTCATCGACTCCCTGCGCAATCTCGGATTGACCGCCTATGAGGCGAAAGTATTTGTAGCTCTCACTAAGAAGGGCAGCAGTACTGTTGCTGATGTGCATGAGCTTTCCGGCATTCCCCGGTCCGCTGTCTACGGCGCGCTGAAAAAACTGGAAGAAAAGGGCATAATCGAAGTCCGAAATACCAAGCCTATGGAATATAAATGCGTTCCTCCGAAGATTGCTATTGAAAGACTGAAAACGGATTTTGATCTCGAGTCCGGCAATGCGCTCCTTCAGCTTGAGGAGATTTATGAGTCCGTTGATCCGAATGGCAATAACGAGTCCATATGGACAATAAACGGCTATCGGCATGTAACAGAAAAGATGATGCAGATAATAAGTGGTGCAAGAAAAGAACTCTTTTTGACTGCTCCGCATCCTTTCAACAGGGAAATACCAGGGGAAACTCCGCGTTTAGCTGAGAAGCACTACTGTATTATGCATAAGATTCTGCATGACAAGATACAATCCGGAGTACGGATGAGGCTTATATCCTACGAACTCGAAAAGGCCCTCTCCATTGCAAAAGATCTGCCAGGGGCTCATGTAAGGTTATATTCGAGTAAAGGTGGGGAATTGCCTTCCAAAGGCGGTATCCTCGTTGTTGACTCAAGTGAAGTACTCATCGATATAAAAGAGGCAACAGGGAATAAAGAGGACCTGACTGCCTTATGGTCTAACGGAAAGGAGTTCGTGACAATATTCAGTCACCTGCTGGAAGTCGAATGGGAGTCTTCGGAAGAGGTCAATGCTTCTCTGAATGATTAA
- a CDS encoding hydrophobe/amphiphile efflux-3 (HAE3) family transporter — protein sequence MKSGTDTFVEKTSTLYQDFDHLYLNLFSTGSIVILVEGDDVTNSAALAGMDRIHQIAQNIPGVIEVTSPSQVIKDANYRNTGTRVIPDDADTLDSLIASDMPSYIMPDRTHAVISVVFSGTTSDSMQEEILRETQASIQFAEFPPGYKIIVTGDVAFNNAMNNEMNSSMGVLLVISVLLMVLVLYIVFKHVRWRLLPLPVVLLGIIFTFGAMGYLDIPMTMVSMAAFPVLIGLGIDYAIQFHNRIEEEFERNHSAAGAVIETVKHTGPAVLIALIITALGFVSLFTSSVPMVQDFGKLLLIGIIMCFIASLFVGVTVLYGFHEVSQHPLFTKLNFRKKSVLSAKKKPENEVHKPDLTEKLLEKMAVISMRHPLIVIGIAGFLCLGGLYFDAQVPIQTDVQTFVPQDMPALIDLVHLGEILGGDEELNLIIKTDNNADPRLLEWIDHFSSHEVDNRGHIYSSSSIVDAVKSMNDGMIPDDSQDIKELYLQIPEVQRERYLHGNNMLVLNLGIGNAMGELGLEGIKDLTRIVEEDIRWMPPPPGTSVTITGGSVVFFTVISALTSGRMMMTLLGLVLVFAGLLVIYRDYLKALTPVITMFMVIGWSGGLMYYLGIEYTPMTATLGALILGVGSEYAVLMMERYFEEREKGASPEEAMKESSVKIGKAIVTSGLTTVFGFSALIASPFSMTSNFGFITVLNVILALLASFIVFPAVIVLLDKHRESRKRRKDEHALHIIGSDGKIVPKEAAF from the coding sequence ATGAAGTCAGGAACAGATACCTTCGTCGAAAAGACCTCCACATTGTACCAGGACTTTGATCACCTCTACCTAAATCTTTTCAGCACAGGATCGATAGTCATCCTGGTGGAGGGGGATGATGTCACAAATTCTGCTGCTCTTGCGGGAATGGACCGGATTCACCAGATTGCTCAGAACATTCCGGGCGTAATTGAGGTTACCTCTCCATCACAGGTAATAAAGGATGCCAATTACCGCAATACGGGCACCCGGGTAATTCCGGACGATGCTGATACTCTCGATTCGCTAATCGCTTCTGACATGCCTTCATATATAATGCCTGACAGGACACACGCAGTGATCTCTGTGGTTTTCAGCGGTACTACTTCTGACAGCATGCAGGAAGAAATCCTTCGTGAAACGCAGGCTTCAATCCAGTTTGCCGAATTCCCTCCCGGCTATAAGATAATTGTTACCGGCGATGTGGCTTTCAACAATGCGATGAACAACGAGATGAATTCCAGTATGGGTGTACTTCTTGTAATTTCAGTACTTCTGATGGTTCTGGTACTGTACATCGTCTTCAAGCATGTGCGCTGGAGACTTCTGCCTCTTCCGGTGGTCTTGCTGGGTATTATTTTCACGTTTGGGGCAATGGGCTATCTGGATATTCCCATGACAATGGTCTCAATGGCAGCCTTCCCTGTACTCATAGGTCTTGGTATTGATTACGCTATACAGTTCCATAACCGCATCGAAGAGGAATTCGAACGTAACCACTCTGCTGCTGGCGCTGTGATCGAGACAGTTAAGCATACGGGACCTGCAGTTTTGATCGCGCTTATAATCACTGCACTTGGTTTTGTATCACTTTTCACCTCTTCCGTTCCTATGGTGCAGGATTTCGGGAAACTGCTGCTTATAGGCATCATCATGTGCTTTATTGCTTCCCTGTTCGTGGGCGTGACAGTTCTTTATGGTTTCCATGAAGTTTCACAGCATCCTCTTTTCACAAAACTCAATTTCAGGAAAAAGTCAGTCCTGAGTGCAAAGAAGAAACCCGAAAATGAAGTTCATAAGCCCGATCTGACAGAAAAGCTGCTGGAAAAGATGGCTGTTATCTCTATGCGCCATCCTTTGATTGTGATTGGGATTGCAGGTTTCCTTTGTCTTGGCGGCCTGTACTTTGACGCGCAGGTTCCGATACAGACGGATGTCCAGACATTTGTTCCCCAGGATATGCCCGCACTTATTGATCTGGTCCACCTGGGTGAGATTCTGGGAGGAGACGAGGAGCTCAATCTAATTATAAAAACGGACAATAATGCCGACCCCCGACTGCTGGAGTGGATAGACCATTTTTCATCCCATGAGGTCGATAACCGGGGCCATATATATAGTTCATCCAGTATTGTCGATGCTGTCAAATCCATGAATGACGGGATGATACCTGATGATTCCCAGGACATCAAAGAATTATATTTGCAGATACCGGAAGTCCAGAGGGAGAGATATCTTCACGGAAATAATATGCTGGTCCTGAACCTGGGCATTGGTAATGCTATGGGAGAACTCGGACTGGAAGGCATCAAAGACCTTACACGTATAGTTGAAGAGGACATTAGATGGATGCCACCTCCACCTGGCACCAGTGTCACAATAACGGGCGGTTCTGTGGTGTTCTTCACGGTCATCTCGGCACTTACTTCCGGACGTATGATGATGACACTGCTTGGGCTTGTGCTGGTCTTTGCAGGTCTTCTTGTGATATACCGTGACTACCTGAAGGCCTTGACCCCGGTAATCACTATGTTCATGGTCATTGGCTGGTCAGGCGGACTGATGTACTATCTGGGAATAGAATACACTCCCATGACCGCCACACTGGGAGCTCTCATCCTGGGTGTCGGTTCGGAGTATGCGGTGCTCATGATGGAGAGATACTTTGAGGAAAGGGAGAAAGGAGCATCTCCTGAGGAAGCAATGAAGGAGTCAAGTGTTAAGATCGGAAAGGCTATTGTGACTTCCGGTCTTACAACTGTCTTCGGATTTTCTGCCCTGATAGCTTCACCCTTCAGCATGACAAGTAATTTCGGTTTCATAACTGTCCTAAATGTCATCCTGGCACTGCTTGCTTCTTTCATTGTATTCCCTGCAGTTATAGTGCTTCTTGACAAGCACCGTGAGAGCAGGAAACGCAGGAAAGATGAGCATGCTTTGCACATTATTGGTTCTGATGGAAAAATAGTCCCGAAGGAGGCAGCGTTCTGA
- a CDS encoding tRNA CCA-pyrophosphorylase codes for MNVEIEVLSRVKPSPGERKRLLLVVEELLHKVDSTATTLGIQGIRAKLVGSAARGTWTSGTHDLDIFIPFPVHTTRDELEKHGLMIAREIAKDADRFEERYAEHPYLNMKYKGFDVDVVPCFAVDCASNIKSAVDRTPFHNKFIKKHIRGIEDEVLKLKQFMKGTGVYGSELRTQGFSGYLTELLVIHYGSFREVLSNACDWKPGIVIDLQEHGSVKHNEPLVVIDPTDPKRNVAAALSVEKFATFIDMCCSYLEEPGLGFFFPAPEMPLSDQEMLKMISERKSSFIAIVFRKPDIVDDVLYPQLDKMESSVRALFEQHAFIVLNSGRWAGKEAIVMVELSSARLPYVKKHRGPPVWERKHAQSFISKYKGSEDAFAFYIEDGNYVADIRRKYPAAKALLEERLTTCSMGKQLTQAVKEGYMVLENEDICNIKAEDFRRFLRKWKRA; via the coding sequence ATGAATGTGGAAATTGAAGTTCTCAGCAGAGTCAAACCTTCCCCCGGGGAGAGAAAGAGGCTCCTTCTAGTAGTAGAAGAGCTTCTTCATAAAGTGGATTCCACTGCGACTACACTCGGAATTCAAGGCATCCGGGCAAAACTTGTGGGTTCCGCCGCCAGAGGAACATGGACTTCCGGGACGCATGACCTGGATATCTTTATCCCGTTCCCTGTGCATACTACAAGGGACGAGCTGGAAAAGCACGGCCTGATGATAGCAAGGGAAATAGCAAAGGATGCGGACAGATTTGAAGAGCGCTACGCTGAACACCCCTATCTTAATATGAAGTACAAAGGATTCGATGTTGATGTAGTTCCCTGTTTTGCGGTGGATTGCGCCTCGAACATAAAATCTGCTGTTGACAGAACACCCTTTCACAATAAATTCATCAAAAAGCACATCAGAGGAATCGAAGATGAAGTTCTCAAGCTTAAGCAGTTCATGAAAGGTACCGGTGTCTACGGTTCAGAACTGCGAACTCAGGGCTTTTCCGGATACCTCACGGAACTGCTGGTCATCCATTATGGCTCCTTCAGGGAGGTATTATCCAATGCATGCGACTGGAAACCGGGAATTGTTATCGACCTTCAGGAACATGGCTCTGTGAAACATAATGAACCACTTGTGGTGATTGATCCAACCGACCCCAAAAGGAATGTGGCTGCAGCCCTTTCTGTAGAAAAGTTTGCCACTTTCATTGACATGTGCTGTTCCTATTTGGAGGAGCCTGGCCTCGGGTTCTTCTTCCCTGCGCCCGAAATGCCTCTGAGTGACCAGGAAATGCTGAAGATGATATCCGAAAGGAAAAGTTCCTTTATAGCCATTGTCTTCAGGAAACCGGATATTGTTGACGATGTGCTCTACCCCCAGCTGGACAAAATGGAATCCAGTGTACGGGCACTGTTTGAACAGCATGCTTTCATTGTACTGAACAGCGGCAGATGGGCAGGAAAAGAAGCTATTGTTATGGTTGAATTGAGCTCTGCTAGATTACCCTATGTCAAGAAGCATCGGGGTCCGCCGGTATGGGAACGGAAGCATGCACAGAGCTTCATATCAAAGTATAAGGGTTCAGAGGACGCTTTCGCTTTTTACATAGAGGACGGGAACTATGTTGCGGACATTAGAAGGAAGTACCCGGCAGCAAAAGCCCTCCTTGAAGAAAGACTGACGACCTGCTCCATGGGCAAGCAGCTTACACAGGCCGTGAAAGAAGGATATATGGTGCTGGAGAACGAAGATATCTGCAACATAAAAGCGGAGGACTTCAGGAGATTCCTGAGAAAATGGAAAAGGGCCTAG
- a CDS encoding 8-oxoguanine DNA glycosylase-like protein, with translation MYKLFCEDFNLDYTLDCGQAFRWNKIDSWWVGVVNGSIVRLQQDPESKEVLVDSSLSEAYMQNYFRFDDDLDDILRQVNKDRFMDEAIRKYRGLRLIRQDPWECLISYMLATAWSIPNIKRGISLLSSTYGEELEDGLYSFPEPEALAGLCDGELRDCKLGFRSNRIVKAARHVMDGNLVLDELFTIGYKEAKQRLMFLEGIGEKVADCILLFAFDKMEAFPVDTHVEKVVRHYYGDHEFFNGTATKSKIGDWGRMYFGEYCGYAQQYFFYQKRLEGLI, from the coding sequence ATGTACAAGCTTTTCTGTGAGGACTTCAATCTGGACTACACTCTTGACTGTGGACAGGCCTTCAGGTGGAACAAGATAGATTCATGGTGGGTGGGTGTTGTCAATGGCAGCATTGTTCGCTTGCAACAAGACCCTGAGAGTAAAGAAGTGCTTGTGGATTCGTCCCTCTCAGAAGCATACATGCAAAATTACTTTCGTTTCGATGATGACCTTGATGACATCCTTCGCCAAGTCAATAAGGATCGTTTCATGGATGAGGCTATAAGGAAATACAGGGGACTCCGGCTTATAAGGCAGGACCCATGGGAGTGCCTGATATCCTATATGCTTGCCACTGCCTGGAGTATCCCCAACATCAAAAGGGGAATATCCCTGCTGAGCAGCACCTACGGAGAGGAATTAGAGGACGGACTTTACAGTTTTCCTGAACCTGAAGCCCTTGCAGGTCTATGTGACGGTGAACTGAGGGACTGCAAACTAGGATTCAGGTCAAATCGCATAGTTAAGGCCGCAAGGCACGTTATGGATGGTAATCTGGTGCTGGATGAGCTGTTCACAATTGGCTATAAAGAAGCAAAACAGCGCCTTATGTTCCTGGAAGGCATCGGTGAGAAGGTTGCTGACTGCATCCTGCTTTTTGCATTCGATAAAATGGAAGCTTTCCCAGTGGACACCCATGTCGAGAAGGTTGTCAGGCATTACTATGGAGACCATGAATTTTTCAACGGAACTGCCACAAAGAGCAAAATAGGGGACTGGGGACGCATGTATTTCGGAGAATACTGTGGTTATGCGCAGCAGTATTTCTTTTACCAGAAGAGGCTTGAAGGCCTCATCTAA
- a CDS encoding ADP-specific phosphofructokinase yields MKILCAYNANIDAIYKVNGLQMSSFAQDYEEEISARLQKPPGSISSIPDFFAGLFLCMQNGIGAEWMVRDEDVFQWLKSSFLEGSFMRMGGNMGIMANVLSELGASRVIPNIPNPSPLQMSFFSDRAIYVPDGGSLKRSSDIHNSEPSAYAHEMIHFVFDFSKDDNFFLSGKEMSVPRENRFIATYDPLNFELHIDEEFSKYAFSNIKEIDGALIAGYHMLRETYPDGSGYEGKLRRSLEQLRAWKDRNSKLHIHAELGHFSSAGIASAVFSGLAPLVDSIGINEDELAMLAGMYNIDSSGILEMDALSIIRASAALCESFGIRRILIHTREFVISVSPTSASESVKTFEALHFGVKCAAAFACTGKLADRNTLLAVASGIDESETGRMQMAKLEDNIPIQYRENGIIGEYRGYSVCVVPTRLCIHPVSTVGLGDTVSSAIFLRELELGS; encoded by the coding sequence ATGAAAATCCTATGCGCTTATAATGCGAACATCGATGCAATATACAAGGTGAACGGCCTGCAGATGAGTTCATTTGCTCAAGATTATGAGGAAGAGATATCTGCCAGGTTGCAGAAGCCTCCCGGCTCGATATCATCGATACCTGACTTTTTTGCTGGACTGTTCCTCTGCATGCAGAATGGGATCGGAGCTGAATGGATGGTTCGGGATGAGGACGTTTTCCAATGGCTCAAATCAAGTTTTCTTGAAGGTTCTTTCATGCGCATGGGCGGCAATATGGGCATCATGGCAAATGTCCTGTCAGAACTGGGTGCTTCCAGGGTGATACCGAACATTCCCAATCCTTCCCCGTTGCAGATGTCCTTTTTCTCTGACAGGGCGATATACGTCCCGGATGGAGGCAGCCTCAAAAGGAGTTCCGATATCCATAACAGTGAGCCGTCAGCATATGCTCATGAAATGATACATTTCGTATTCGATTTCAGCAAAGATGATAATTTCTTTCTCAGCGGGAAGGAGATGTCAGTGCCAAGGGAGAACAGGTTCATTGCCACATATGATCCCCTTAACTTTGAGCTGCATATAGATGAAGAGTTCAGTAAGTACGCCTTCAGCAACATCAAGGAGATAGATGGTGCTCTGATAGCAGGATACCACATGCTCCGGGAAACCTATCCCGATGGCAGCGGATATGAGGGAAAGCTTCGCAGGTCCCTGGAACAGCTAAGGGCATGGAAAGACCGGAACAGTAAGCTGCATATACATGCCGAACTGGGCCATTTCTCCTCGGCAGGCATAGCCTCAGCTGTCTTCTCAGGCCTGGCACCCCTTGTTGACAGTATTGGCATTAATGAGGACGAACTTGCCATGCTTGCGGGTATGTATAATATAGATAGTTCCGGGATACTTGAAATGGATGCCTTATCCATAATACGGGCATCTGCAGCCTTATGTGAATCCTTCGGAATCAGGAGGATACTTATCCACACCCGGGAGTTTGTGATTTCAGTTTCCCCTACATCGGCCTCTGAATCTGTTAAAACATTCGAAGCCCTGCATTTTGGTGTCAAGTGCGCAGCAGCGTTTGCGTGTACCGGGAAACTGGCAGACAGGAACACTTTGCTGGCAGTCGCCTCCGGGATAGATGAAAGTGAGACCGGCAGGATGCAGATGGCAAAGCTGGAAGATAATATCCCGATTCAGTACCGGGAAAATGGTATAATTGGTGAATATCGTGGCTATTCGGTGTGCGTAGTCCCGACCAGGTTATGCATTCATCCCGTATCGACCGTAGGGCTTGGTGACACTGTATCTTCCGCTATATTCTTAAGGGAACTCGAACTTGGGTCATGA
- a CDS encoding ADP-specific phosphofructokinase, translating into MEIQDWEKHYEDAYVNITRSLKDIRGVFVAYNSNIDAIKRLSEDEMRKLIGILGCSTIQEQVIQYPREIKDPVDLMARLVISMRDGKAAEVPTYNTDLHEWLMDNLGFDRARMGGQAGIMSNLLANLGIQNVITYVPWLSKEQAEYFVDSPNLRHPAVEGGNLVLKHPKEVYDHQLKPKVNWILEYSKGTNVCCAGECFTVPRDNRLIISSRPDWLHIDMSNELYERLPQIRQSIDGALLAGYQMIKEEYDDGTTYSYYVEKAVNVITRLKQCNPRMQIHVEFTSIQNRVIRKAILTDIVKKHATSLGLDTVEVANALNVLGYEELAFAVMSKDEKSVVALYEGAVRLLKDLQLQVVNIHSLGHYISLVSRDHPVDVEGHRDALLFASILAATQASIGHINSIDDTKEGLKVPVYEKGHEDLGSLATYLVRKGVCSMDEFESGCINAMGHSLVIVPTKVVDKPAGTVGIGDAISAGAFIALLTKIKDKGEKCPEHT; encoded by the coding sequence ATGGAGATACAGGACTGGGAAAAACACTACGAAGACGCCTATGTAAATATCACTCGTTCTTTAAAGGATATACGCGGGGTTTTTGTTGCTTATAATAGTAATATAGATGCTATCAAGCGTCTCAGTGAAGACGAAATGAGGAAACTCATCGGTATTCTTGGGTGCAGTACCATTCAGGAGCAGGTCATTCAGTACCCTCGGGAGATAAAGGACCCCGTGGATCTCATGGCTCGCCTGGTCATATCCATGCGTGACGGGAAAGCGGCAGAGGTGCCTACTTACAACACAGACCTCCATGAATGGTTAATGGACAATCTTGGTTTTGACCGGGCACGTATGGGGGGGCAGGCAGGTATCATGTCCAACCTGCTGGCAAACCTGGGAATACAGAATGTCATCACATATGTGCCTTGGTTATCAAAGGAGCAGGCGGAGTATTTTGTGGATTCTCCCAATCTCAGGCATCCGGCTGTAGAGGGCGGTAATCTTGTTCTGAAGCACCCAAAGGAAGTTTATGATCATCAACTCAAACCCAAGGTAAACTGGATATTAGAATACTCAAAAGGTACCAATGTCTGCTGTGCAGGAGAATGTTTCACAGTTCCCAGGGATAACCGCCTCATCATATCCTCCCGGCCGGACTGGCTTCACATAGACATGAGCAATGAGCTCTACGAGCGGCTCCCGCAGATAAGGCAGAGCATAGACGGGGCTCTGCTTGCAGGCTACCAGATGATAAAGGAAGAATACGATGATGGCACAACATACAGCTATTATGTGGAGAAGGCAGTCAATGTCATCACCAGGCTAAAACAGTGCAACCCCAGGATGCAGATACACGTTGAGTTCACATCCATACAGAACCGTGTCATTCGCAAGGCCATCCTGACCGATATAGTCAAAAAGCATGCTACATCCCTTGGTCTTGACACAGTTGAAGTTGCTAATGCACTCAACGTGCTTGGATACGAGGAGCTGGCATTCGCGGTCATGAGTAAGGACGAGAAGAGCGTGGTCGCCTTGTACGAGGGGGCCGTCAGGCTGCTAAAAGACCTGCAGCTTCAGGTTGTCAACATCCATTCCCTGGGACATTATATCAGTCTTGTTTCCCGGGACCATCCGGTAGATGTGGAAGGTCACCGCGATGCGCTGCTGTTTGCTTCGATACTGGCGGCTACCCAGGCTTCCATTGGACATATCAATAGTATTGACGACACAAAGGAAGGCCTGAAAGTGCCTGTCTATGAGAAAGGCCACGAGGACCTTGGCAGCCTGGCTACCTACCTTGTGCGCAAAGGGGTATGCTCGATGGATGAGTTCGAGAGCGGATGCATCAATGCCATGGGACACAGCCTTGTAATCGTGCCGACAAAGGTCGTCGACAAGCCTGCGGGCACCGTAGGCATAGGGGATGCCATATCTGCAGGTGCCTTTATAGCCCTGCTGACCAAGATCAAAGACAAAGGGGAAAAATGTCCGGAGCATACATGA
- a CDS encoding N-acetyl-gamma-glutamyl-phosphate reductase, whose protein sequence is MCKIYVDGQHGTTGLLVNERLADHPEVEILEIPYEKRHDKELRKKLLNEADLVFLCLPDEAVAEAVGLITNPNTKIIDASTANRVSETWAYGLPELSAAHRNKIAGASRVSNPGCHATASIVALYPLLEEGIISRETAVPLFSITGYTGGGKKMIETYETTTERAYKAPRQYALGLNHKHVPEIMVHSGLKVKPIFMPVVSNYPRGLAVTLPLSVKDLEKPLTKQGLYELYQKYYGNSIFIRIHAVDETKYLVENAFDVQGSNDTNYLDLYIYGNGEQIQVISRLDNLWKGASGAAIQNMNIMLGMDETTGLL, encoded by the coding sequence ATGTGCAAGATATATGTGGACGGCCAGCACGGGACTACAGGTCTGCTGGTGAACGAGCGTCTGGCGGATCATCCGGAAGTGGAGATTCTGGAAATCCCCTATGAGAAACGCCACGACAAAGAATTAAGGAAGAAGCTGCTCAATGAGGCCGATTTGGTATTCCTGTGCCTGCCGGATGAAGCGGTCGCAGAGGCGGTAGGTTTGATCACAAACCCGAATACAAAGATAATTGATGCATCCACAGCCAACCGGGTGAGTGAAACATGGGCTTACGGGCTTCCCGAGCTCTCCGCCGCACACAGGAATAAGATTGCCGGAGCAAGCAGGGTCTCCAATCCCGGCTGCCATGCAACGGCGTCCATAGTTGCCCTGTATCCCCTGCTTGAGGAAGGCATCATTTCCCGGGAAACAGCTGTCCCGCTGTTCTCCATCACCGGATATACCGGCGGCGGGAAAAAGATGATCGAGACCTATGAGACTACGACAGAAAGGGCATACAAAGCACCAAGGCAGTACGCTCTGGGGCTGAACCACAAGCATGTGCCTGAGATAATGGTCCACTCCGGTCTTAAAGTCAAGCCCATTTTCATGCCGGTGGTTTCCAATTATCCAAGGGGACTGGCTGTCACACTGCCCCTGTCCGTGAAGGATCTGGAAAAACCCCTGACGAAGCAGGGCCTGTATGAGCTCTATCAGAAGTATTATGGCAACTCTATCTTCATCCGCATTCATGCAGTCGATGAGACAAAATATCTGGTGGAAAATGCGTTTGATGTGCAGGGAAGCAACGACACCAACTATCTGGACCTCTACATTTACGGTAACGGGGAGCAGATACAGGTAATATCCCGCCTGGACAATCTCTGGAAAGGTGCCTCAGGTGCGGCTATCCAGAACATGAACATAATGCTTGGCATGGATGAGACGACCGGTCTTTTGTGA